Genomic segment of Geitlerinema sp. PCC 9228:
GGGAAAGTACTGGTAGGTCAAGCCGTACGCGATCGCGGTTTGGATTTAAAAAGCGATCCCCGTTTTTTCCGTGGCTTCAAACGCGGCATTGGTCAAAACGTACAGGGATTTTTACCGGAACTGGATGGAGAAATCATCGATTTTGAACGGGTGGGAAGTTGGTTTTTCTCCCAGGTGGTCGCTTCCCTGCGACAAATCCAGCTACCGGTGGAATCGTTGGTGCTGACGGTGCCTGTGGACAGTTTTGAGTCCTACCGCTACTGGCTGGGTAATGTATGTAAATCGTTGCAAGTGGAACAAGTACGCTTGCTGGACGAACCTACGGCGGCGGCTTTGGGCTATGCCTCTAGCGATCGCGATTTGTTGTTGGTGGTAGACTTTGGCGGTGGTACCCTAGACTTGTCTTTGGTACAGTTGAATCAATCCGCCAGTAAGAAATTTACGGGATTTATCCTCAAATGGGGCGAAAAAATGTTTGGGGAAAAATCTGCCCAAAAGCCTAAGCTCGCAAGAGTGATTGCTAAGTCTGGCTTGAATTTAGGCGGCGGTGATATTGATGATTGGCTGGTGGATTATTTTGTCGAGACCCAAGGAATTGACAAAACGCCTTTGATGACCCGTCTGTCAGAACGGTTAAAGATTCAGCTGTCTATGCAAGCGGAGGCGGAAGAGATTTATTTTGACGATGAAACGTTAGACAGTTACGAACTAAAGTTAAACCGGAAAACCTTTGAGGAAATTTTGCAGCAACGCCAGTTTTTCCAGCAGTTAGATAAATGCATGGAACAGGTATTGCAACAAGCCCGGCGTCAGGGAATTGAGGCGAAAGATATCGAAGCAGTGTTGATGGTGGGGGGAACGGTGCAAATCCCCGCCGTGCAAAATTGGGTGGAACAATATTTCGATCGCGATCGAATTCGCAGCGAACAACCCATGACCGCGATCGCCACGGGGGCTTTACAATTAATGCAAGGCATGGAAGTAAAGGATTTCCTCTACCACAGCTACGGCATTCGCTATTGGGATCGCCGTCAAAACCAGCACAACTGGCATCCCATCGTGCAATCCGGGCAACCCTATCCCATGTCGGAACCGGTGGAGTTGGTTTTGGGGGCTTCTGTTAGCAACCAACCCAGCATCGAGTTGGTTTTGGGCGAGTTGGGTACCGAAACTGGCGGTATGGAAGTGTATTTCGATGGCGATCGCTTGGTA
This window contains:
- a CDS encoding Hsp70 family protein gives rise to the protein MTIAIDFGTSNTVVARWNQATQQPETIELPKIAWQMHQTAPLVPSLVYVEDASQGKVLVGQAVRDRGLDLKSDPRFFRGFKRGIGQNVQGFLPELDGEIIDFERVGSWFFSQVVASLRQIQLPVESLVLTVPVDSFESYRYWLGNVCKSLQVEQVRLLDEPTAAALGYASSDRDLLLVVDFGGGTLDLSLVQLNQSASKKFTGFILKWGEKMFGEKSAQKPKLARVIAKSGLNLGGGDIDDWLVDYFVETQGIDKTPLMTRLSERLKIQLSMQAEAEEIYFDDETLDSYELKLNRKTFEEILQQRQFFQQLDKCMEQVLQQARRQGIEAKDIEAVLMVGGTVQIPAVQNWVEQYFDRDRIRSEQPMTAIATGALQLMQGMEVKDFLYHSYGIRYWDRRQNQHNWHPIVQSGQPYPMSEPVELVLGASVSNQPSIELVLGELGTETGGMEVYFDGDRLVTRPKSNPTTAGSAPTVQPLNDREGARQIAKLDPPANPGSDRIKVRFWVDEQRFLRVTVEDLLNLETLVENQIVLQLQ